TCAGTTCATTCCGAGAATCCGGTCGAGCTCATCCTCAACGTCGAAGATGTTGTCGATTTTTCCCCCCATCACGTGGATGATGCGTGGCAATGATGGATCGCGCCGGAAGAGGATCGGCCGGCTGTCGTCGATCTCGGTTTGCGGAAGCAACGTTTTGACTTCCCATATGGAATCGACGTAAGTTGCGTTCTTGAGTGCTGGAATATAGCGGGTCGCATCGGCAATCATATAAGGATAGTGGGAGGATTTTCTGGTTTGGGAAAACCTCAGGTAAGGGTCGGTGACGGAGAAATCCCTTTCATGCCATGCTCCGTGAGGGGTGAAGCGTACGTGGCTGATGCTCGACAGATTTCTTGAAGGGTAGGGCATGAAAGAGAAGAAAGGGCCACACATGAAAGTGACGCCGATGTCCTCCAGTGCGGGTGGAAGCTGAATGAGCGCCATTTCGGCGAGTTCATGCTTCAGGGGAATGGGATTTAGGGAGCTGGATCGGCCAAGGAGGTTGAGCCCGCTGTAAGTGGCGTTCACCACCAGGGATGCGGCCTGTCTTCTCCCATCGCTCAACATCACCTCGACACCACCCGGAACCTGGGTGACGGAAGCCACCCGGATGCCGAGAAGGACCGGGATCCC
The nucleotide sequence above comes from Akkermansiaceae bacterium. Encoded proteins:
- a CDS encoding FAD-binding oxidoreductase; this translates as MNPDVIVAGGGFFGCMIALMLREKGHHPLVVEAEGRLLERASRVNQARVHGGYHYPRSLVTAYRSRHNYNRFREVFREAIVDDFEKVYAIARRHSKVNAAQFELFMKRIGAPLRPAPERITAFFNPDLTERVWLAEECAFDCSILRDICISRLEDAGIPVLLGIRVASVTQVPGGVEVMLSDGRRQAASLVVNATYSGLNLLGRSSSLNPIPLKHELAEMALIQLPPALEDIGVTFMCGPFFSFMPYPSRNLSSISHVRFTPHGAWHERDFSVTDPYLRFSQTRKSSHYPYMIADATRYIPALKNATYVDSIWEVKTLLPQTEIDDSRPILFRRDPSLPRIIHVMGGKIDNIFDVEDELDRILGMN